The segment TATTATCGGTGTGTTCGATCCGGGCATCTTCTCCATCGGAGACACCCTCTGCGCGTCCAATGACAAAATTCAGTTTGAGGGCATCCCTACCTTCGCACCGGAGCATTTTGCAAGGGTACGTCAGATGGACACCATGAAGAGAAAGCAGTTTATCAAGGGAGTCAATCAGATCGCCCAGGAGGGTGCAATTCAGATTTTCCAGGAGTTCAACACGGGAATGGAAGAAATCATCGTGGGCGTGGTGGGAGAGCTGCAGTTTGAGGTGCTTACCTACCGTCTGGAAAATGAGTACAATGTGGAGGTCAAGCTGGAGAAGCTGCCCTACGAATATATCCGCTGGATTGAGAATAAGAATGAGGTGGATCCGGCCAAAATTCAGGGAACCTCAGATATGAAGCGCATCAAGGACTTAAAGGGCAATCCTCTGCTCTTATTTGTCAACAGCTGGAGCGTCGGCATGGTACTGGACAGAAATCCGGGACTGGTGCTCAGCGAGTTCGGGCGCGATTAAGGCTGCCGGCAGGGCGGCAGAAAAACCGTCCCTTCTATTTTTGGCATAGAGGGACGATCACAGAGACAGTATAGTTTAAACAGCACAGTCACAGAAGCAGCAGTAAGCTGGGAGGTAGAAAAATGAGCAAGATTGATGTTGTGAGAAAAGCGATGGTGGAGGCCATGAAGGCCAAGGACAAGGCAAGGAAGGATTCCCTGTCCATGCTGCTTTCAGCTCTGAAGAATGCGGAGATTGACAAGAGAGAGCCGCTGACAGAGGATGAGGAGAATGCAGTGGTGAAAAAGGAGATCAAGCAGACCAGGGAAACCATGGAGCTGGCTCCGGCCGACAGGGAGGATATCAGGAACGAGGCTGCGGCAAGGCTTTCCGTCTATGAGGAGTTCGCTCCGGCCGATCTGACACCGGATCAGATCAGGGAGGTGATCGGGGAAGTGCTCAGGGAGCTTTCCATCGATGAGCCAAAGAAGTCCGATAAGGGCGCAGTCATGAAGGTTTTAATGCCGAGAGTAAAGGGAAAGGCTGACGGCAGGGTTGTGAATGAGGTGCTGGCAGGAATGCTGAAATAAAGACAGGCGCAGGTCAGGCCTGAGAAAGAGACAGAAATGACAGGGCAGAGTGGGGCAGCCTGGTTGGGAGGCCCCGGAAAGGGGATGACAGAAGATGTACAGAGAAGAGATCGAGAAGTATATTGACAGCCACAGAGGAGAGATGCTTGAGGATATCAAGTCCCTGTGCCGCATCAACAGCGAAAAAATGCCTTACCAGGAGGGAATGCCCTACGGAGAGGGAGCCTGCCAGGCGCTTGGAACAGCGCTTGCCATGGCTGAGGGATACGGTTTTTCCATCTGCAATTACGACAACTATGTGGGAACGGTCGACTGGGGAGGAGAGGAAAGCCAGCTTGATATTCTGGCTCATCTCGACGTGGTTCCGGCCGGAGAGGGCTGGACTGTGACAGAACCCTTTGAGCCGGTGGAGAAGGACGGAAGACTCTATGGCCGCGGTACAGCCGACGACAAGGGGCCGGCCGTTGCCGCCCTCTATGCGTTGCGGGCAGTAAAGGAGTTAGGCATTCCGTTAAAGAAGCGCGTCAGGCTGATTCTGGGAACAGATGAGGAGTGCGGCAGCAGCGATATAAAACATTATTACGCTGTGGAGAAGGAGGCGCCGATGACCTTCTCGCCGGACGGAGCCTTCCCTGTTGTGAATATTGAGAAGGGCCATCTGGAGGGAGAATTTGAGGCAGAGTTTGAGGCTTCACAGGAGCTCCCCCGCGTGAAATCTATCAAAGCAGGCACGAAGATCAATGTGGTCCCCGGAAAGGCATTCGCTGTCTTTGAGGGGCTCGACGATGACGTGGTGAGAGCAGCGGCAGATGAGGTGGAGAAGGAGACAGGCGTTTCCTTTGAGATCATGGGAAAGGACAGCTGTCTTGAGATCACAGCCTGCGGAGCAGGGGCCCATGCGTCCACGCCTCAGGAGGGAAAGAATGCCATCACAGCGCTGCTCCTTCTGATCACAAAGCTTCCATTTGCAGCCTGCAGGCAGATAGAGGTGATAAAGGCCCTCTGCCAGCTCTTCCCCCACGGAGACACAGAGGGACGCGCCCTCGGCGTGGCTATGGAAGATGAACTGTCCGGCGCCCTCACCCTGGCCTTTGACATTCTCGAGGTGACAGAGGAGAAGATGCACGGAATGATTGACAGCCGTACTCCTCTGTGCGGCAATGAGGAGAATGTGTTAAAGCCTATAGCTGCGAAGATGGAGGAACTCGGCATCACGATGCTCACCCGCGAGATGCGTCCGCCTCACCACGTGGATGGAAATTCTGATTTCGTTAAAACCCTTCTTTCTGTCTATGAGGAGTACACGGGAAGAAAGGGCGAGTGCGTTTCCATGGGAGGCGGAACGTACGTCCATGATCTGAAAAACGGAGTGGCCTTTGGAGCCGCCCTTCCGGAAACGGACAACCGGATGCACGGAGCTGACGAGTTTGCCGTGATCGATGAGCTTCTCCTGAGTGCAAAGATTTTTGCCCAGGTAATTGCAGAACTCTGCGCTTAGGCGGGAATTCAGGAGAAAATGCCGGTTTTGCACCTGGTCTGTGCAGTCCGGGTACTTCGGTGAGTTCATAAAATATTTATAAAAATTTCCGTTTTGAGAATAAAACTTAATGAAAGTTCAATTGATTTGCCTGCTGCTTTGTGATAAACTTTTGCCTCAGAAGCGGCGGGAGGTCAGTTGGACTTTTTTTCCGCTTCTGCCATTTTTTTCTGAAATTTTCCTGCCTGTCCGGCTATGGAAGCTGAGGGCGCAGGAAGAGAAGTCTATGTGGAAACGGAAGGGTTTCCTTTCCGGGAGAGGAGAATGAATAATGAGAAAAAAGACATATGCGGCGCTTGCTGCTGCTGTCCTTGCAGCAGGAGCGCTTGCCGGATGCAGCAGCCAAAATACAGAGAAGGGAAAGGGGACAGCGGCCGGCGAAGGCACTGAGGAGACTGGGGAGACAGCCGTCCCGTCCTCTGAGGCACAGGAGGGACAGGCAGAGGGAGCCGGGATCTCGGACGCGGACATTGTGATTGCCGGAGGAGACGCAGCGGGAATGGCTGCAGCAATTCAGGCAGTTGCCGAGGGCACGGATCCGTCTAAAATTCTGGTTCTGGAAAAGGGAGGCGCAGAGAAGTCTGCACTTTCAGGAGAGAGCTTTAACGCAGCTGACACCGATGAGCAGGCGGAGGCCGGCATCGAAGATTCTGTGGATGCCTTTATCACCGATACTATGGCGGCAGGCGGCGGAAAGAACAGCCAGGAGATGGTGGAGCATATGGCGGAGAGCGGACGGGAGGCCCTTGTCTGGCTGAGAGATCAGGGAGTGGAACTGTCAGGCGTGACACAGGACGAGGGCTCCAGCGTAGCCAGAAGCTATCAGGCAGCGGACGGAGGGAATCTGGGAGAAGAGATAGAGGCGAAGCTTCAGGAGAAGTTTGATTCCCTGAACGTGAATGTGGCGGAAAACACAGAGCTTGCCCAGGTGCTTTACGGAGCAGACGGGGAAGTGACGGGAGTGAAGGTAAAGGGAGATAAAGGGGAGCAGGAGATTACCTGCCGGGCCCTTTTGGTGACAGATGTGGATTACATTGACCTGCTTGAGGATCTGGCAGTTTCCTATGTGACAGATGAGAGCGGGGCAAATAAGGGAATCCTGGTGGACAGCTGTGCCAATGCAGTAACCGCAGACGGAGGCGAAATTCCCGGACTTTACGGGGCTGGCGCTGTGATCGATGCGGCCCTCCACGGAGATAAGGCCCTGGCCGGAAACGAGCTGACAGGAACCATTGCGTTCGGCATGACGGCAGGCACGGAAACGGCCATCTACTCCCAGGACAATGCACCGGAGGCATAGATAAGGCACCTGTCACGGGAACCGGGCATATACTGGAATGAGGAGCCATTTTCAGGAGGAGTCCATGCGTCTTTGCGAGCTGAAGCAGAAGGAGGTTATCAATATCTGTGACTGCCGCCGTCTGGGATATGTGGGAGATGTGGACTTTGACGCCTGCACCGGCAGGATTCTGGCTCTCATTGTGCCCGGACCCGGCTGCCTGTGGGGATTTCTGGGCCGGGAGAGCGAATGGGTGATCCCATGGTGCGATATAAAGCAGATTGGGGATGACATTATTCTGGTAGAGCTGCATGAAAAAAAGGGAAAAGGCTGAAAACGGCTTGCATATCTGACCGCAGTACGTTAAAATAAGGACAATATATCACACAGGAGGAACAGAACGTGAAATGTCCATTTTGTAATGCAGCTGACACGAAGGTAATCGATTCCAGACCGGCAGACGACAACAGCTCTATCCGCCGCCGCCGTCAGTGTGAAACATGCGGAAAGAGATTTACGACTTATGAGAAGCTGGAGACCATGCCTCTCATGGTGATAAAAAAGGATAATTCCAGAGAGCTTTACGACCGCTCCAAGATAGAGGCGGGCATCCTTCATTCCTGCCATAAGCGCCCGGTATCTCCCCAGCAGATCAGCGCTACCATAGATGAGATTGAAAACCAGATTTTCAACAAGGAGGAGAGGGAGATTGAAACCTCCGCCATCGGCGAGCTGGTGATGGATAAGCTGAAGGATCTCGACGAGGTTGCCTATGTGCGCTTTGCCTCTGTTTACCGGGAGTTTAAGGATGTGGGAACCTTTATGGAGGAGCTTTCTAAGCTCCTGAAAAAAGAGTAAGGCCAGACGGAC is part of the Clostridium sp. M62/1 genome and harbors:
- a CDS encoding FAD-binding protein; protein product: MRKKTYAALAAAVLAAGALAGCSSQNTEKGKGTAAGEGTEETGETAVPSSEAQEGQAEGAGISDADIVIAGGDAAGMAAAIQAVAEGTDPSKILVLEKGGAEKSALSGESFNAADTDEQAEAGIEDSVDAFITDTMAAGGGKNSQEMVEHMAESGREALVWLRDQGVELSGVTQDEGSSVARSYQAADGGNLGEEIEAKLQEKFDSLNVNVAENTELAQVLYGADGEVTGVKVKGDKGEQEITCRALLVTDVDYIDLLEDLAVSYVTDESGANKGILVDSCANAVTADGGEIPGLYGAGAVIDAALHGDKALAGNELTGTIAFGMTAGTETAIYSQDNAPEA
- a CDS encoding YlmC/YmxH family sporulation protein, whose protein sequence is MRLCELKQKEVINICDCRRLGYVGDVDFDACTGRILALIVPGPGCLWGFLGRESEWVIPWCDIKQIGDDIILVELHEKKGKG
- a CDS encoding GatB/YqeY domain-containing protein, which produces MSKIDVVRKAMVEAMKAKDKARKDSLSMLLSALKNAEIDKREPLTEDEENAVVKKEIKQTRETMELAPADREDIRNEAAARLSVYEEFAPADLTPDQIREVIGEVLRELSIDEPKKSDKGAVMKVLMPRVKGKADGRVVNEVLAGMLK
- the nrdR gene encoding transcriptional regulator NrdR, with the translated sequence MKCPFCNAADTKVIDSRPADDNSSIRRRRQCETCGKRFTTYEKLETMPLMVIKKDNSRELYDRSKIEAGILHSCHKRPVSPQQISATIDEIENQIFNKEEREIETSAIGELVMDKLKDLDEVAYVRFASVYREFKDVGTFMEELSKLLKKE
- the pepV gene encoding dipeptidase PepV, with product MYREEIEKYIDSHRGEMLEDIKSLCRINSEKMPYQEGMPYGEGACQALGTALAMAEGYGFSICNYDNYVGTVDWGGEESQLDILAHLDVVPAGEGWTVTEPFEPVEKDGRLYGRGTADDKGPAVAALYALRAVKELGIPLKKRVRLILGTDEECGSSDIKHYYAVEKEAPMTFSPDGAFPVVNIEKGHLEGEFEAEFEASQELPRVKSIKAGTKINVVPGKAFAVFEGLDDDVVRAAADEVEKETGVSFEIMGKDSCLEITACGAGAHASTPQEGKNAITALLLLITKLPFAACRQIEVIKALCQLFPHGDTEGRALGVAMEDELSGALTLAFDILEVTEEKMHGMIDSRTPLCGNEENVLKPIAAKMEELGITMLTREMRPPHHVDGNSDFVKTLLSVYEEYTGRKGECVSMGGGTYVHDLKNGVAFGAALPETDNRMHGADEFAVIDELLLSAKIFAQVIAELCA